A stretch of DNA from Pirellulales bacterium:
CAATTGTGAGGCGAGCGGCGAATTAGGGCAACTGGCTCAACAAATCCGCCATGCGCAAGGCCGCTTCGGCGCACTCGGCGCCTTTGTTTCCTACGTTTCCGCCGGCTCGATGGATCGCTTGCTCCAGATTGTCGCACGTGAGCACGCCAAACAGCACCGGCAGGCCCCAGTGGCGGCCAATTTCCTCGATCGCCAGCGACGCTGCGCGGTTAATGTGTTGGTCGTGCGTCGTCTCGCCGCGAATTACCGCCCCCAAGCAGATGATCGCCAGATAGCGCCCGGAGGCGGCCAGCCGTTCGGCCGCCAGCGGAATCTCGAACGCGCCCGGCGTCCAGGCGACGTCAATCTGATCGTCCGCGACTCCATGCTCGGTCAGCTTGGACAGCGCCCCGTCCAGCAAGCGCCCGGTGATCGAGTCGTTGTAGCGCGCGACGACGATGGCCACTCGCCCCTGGGGGGGGACCAGCCGCCCCTCGAATACCCGTGCCACGCCGCGTTCCTTTCCGCTCTAAGCGACTACGATTTCATGCTCATCAAGAACTCGGCGTTGGTCTTGGTCTTTTGCAACCGCGTCACCAACAGTTCCATGGCCTCGGGCGAGTTCATGTCATTGAGCACTCGCCGCAACAGGCACACTCGGCGATGCTCCTCGGGATCCATAATCATCTCCTCGCGGCGGGTTCCGCTGCGATTGATGTCGATGGCTGGCCAAATGCGCTTGTCCACCAGGCGCCGGTCGAGCATCACCTCCATGTTGCCGGTGCCTTTGAATTCCTCAAAGATCACCTCGTCCATCTTGCTGCCGGTTTCGATCAGCGCCGTGGCGATAATGGTGAGCGATCCTCCTTCTTCCACCCGCCGCGCGGCGCCAAAGAACCGTTTGGGACGCTGCAGCGCGTTCGCGTCGACGCCGCCCGACAATATCTTGCCCGAGTTCGGACACTCGGAGTTCCAGGCGCGCGCCAGGCGGGTGATGGAGTCGAGAAAAATGACCACGTCGTGGCCGTACTCGACCATGCGTTTGGCCTTCTCGATCACCATCTCGGCGACCTGAATGTGGCGGGCCGATGGCTCGTCGAACGTGGAGCTGATGACTTCGCAATTGGGGCCTTTGACCTGCCGCTCCATATCGGTCACTTCCTCCGGTCGCTCGTCGATCAACAGCATGATGACGTAGACCTCGGGAAAGTTGTGCAGCACGGCCTTGGCCATCTTCTGCAACAGGATGGTCTTGCCGGCGCGGGGCGGGCTGACGATCAATCCTCGCTGTCCAAAGCCAATGGGGCTGATCAGGTCGACCACCCGCATGTTCACTTCTTCGGGCGTCGCTTCGAGCACAATGCGCTTGTCGGGATGAATGGGCGTCAAGTCGTCGAAGAATACGCGCGTCGACAACTCGTTGGGGTCTTGGTAGTTGATTGCCTCGACGCGCAGCAACGCGAAGTAGCGCTCGTTTTCCTTGGGCGGGCGAATCGTGCCCGAAACCGTGGCGCCGGTCCGCAGGCCAAAGCGGCGAATCTGGCTTGGCGAGACATAAATGTCATCGGGGCAGGAAAGATAGTGATAATCGGGGCTGCGCAAAAAGCCAAAGCCGTCGGGCAAGACTTCCAGCGTCCCCTCGCCATACATCAGGCCATTGAGCTTCACCCGCTCCTTGAGAATCTTGAAGATCAAGTCCTGCTTCTTGATCCCCATGTAGTCGGTGAGGTTCTCTTGGCGCGCCTCGTCGATGAGTTGCGACATCGACATTCGTTGCAACTCGGCAATATGGATGTCGCCTTGCTTGATTTGCTCATAGCGATCGAGCGAATCTTCGCTGTTGGCGGGCCGATTCTTGCGGCGATCCGCCTCTTCGGCCAGTTCTTCGGCCAGCGACAACGGTTCGGACTCGAAGGCGTCGCCATTGTGCGGCGCGTGCTGCCCGTCTCCGTCGATACCCGACGGCCGCGATTTATACGGACGGGTGCTCTTGATGGGCGTCATGATCCGGCAGTCCTGTGACAGGTGGGGAGCCAACGCGCGGATGGCGTCGGCGGAGGGAACGCGAGCGTCGGTAAGACCTCGCGCAAAGGCCTTTCGCGGGATAGGATTTAATTAAAGGACTTGCGGCGACTTGGCAAGTGCTCTTTCGCCGCGCGATCAATGGATGGAGATAGATTCGGTAGAGCTAGAAACGATTGAGGTTGGATGGTTCGCTCAGCAAGAACTGCTGTCGCGACGGTTCTACGGGAAAAGACTTTGCCAGAGGCGTTCGACTTGGACTCGTGTTGAGTCGGCGGAGCGGGAGTTGTCTATTATCGCATCGGAGCGGCTTCTTTTGGAATCCAAACTTTCCTGGGCCGCCTCGCGCCGGCGGAATTCTTGGTCTGACCAGCCCCTGGCGCGGGCCCTTTCTAAACGTACCTCATCGGCGGCTTCAATGTAAACAATCTTGTCGCAAAGCCTGTCCCAGCCGGCCTTTAGCATCACTGGCGCGTCTAGGATAACGGCCGCCGCTCCACCTGCCGCTGCCGCCTGGACCTGGGCCGCCAACCGCTCGCCAATCGGCGGATGCGTAATTTCTTCGAGTCGTCGTAAATTGCTGGACGCCTGGGCGTCGTCGCCAAAAACGAGTCGCCCTAACGCGCGCCGGTCGACTTGGCCATTGCTGTCAAACACCTGATCGCCAAAGTGTTGGCGCACGGACTGCATGACCTCGGGCAATCGCAGCACGTCGTGGCCTGCGCGATCGGCATCGAGCACCACGGCGCCCAGGCGGCGGAACTCCTCTGCAACGAAGCTCTTGCCGCTGGCTACGCCGCCCAAGAGGCCGATCACCAAGAACCGGCGAGAGCCGTCGGCGATAGGCGTCGTGTCGCTGGTCATCGTGCCGCTTCTCCAATTGCGATTATGCCTGCCAAGGTTCGACGTCGGCCCAAGTAGCTCCCGATTTCACGTCCACCTTGAGCGGAACGCTCAATGGGGAGACCCCGGACATTTCCTCCGCAACCAATGCGGCCAACGTGGCGACCTCGTCTGCCGGGGCCTCGAACACCAACTCATCGTGAATCTGCAAAAGCATCCGCGCGGCAAGTCCTTCGCGCATCAATCGCTTTTGAACGGCGATCATGGCCAGCTTGATCAGGTCGGCGGCCGAGCCTTGAATCACTGTGTTCACCGCCGTCCGTTCGGCCATGTTGAGTTGCCGACCGACCGACGAACGCACCCCTTGAATGGCGCGGCGCCGCCCCAGCATAGTAGTGACGTAGCTCCGAGCGTGGCACTCGGCGAGCACCTCGGACATGAATCGATCAACACCGGGATAGCGCTTGAAGTACGCGTCGATGAACTCAGCGGCCTGCTCCGGCTCGATCGCTAGCTGCTTGGCCAGTCCAAACGCGCTTTGTCCGTAAATCACGCCAAAGTTGACCGCCTTGGCGCTGTAACGCATCTCGCGTGTCACCTCGTCCAGCGGTACCCCTTGCACCTGGCTCGCCACCAGCGTGTGAATGTCCTGATCGTTGGCGAACGCCTCGCACAGCGCCGCATCTTGCGAAAAATGCGCCAGCACCCGCAGTTCGATCTGTGAATAGTCCGCCGCTAGCAGTCGCCAGCCATCCTGACCGGGTAGGAACGCCGATCGGATTTCGCGCCCCGTCTCATGGCGGATGGGGATATTCTGCAAATTGGGATCGCTCGAACTCAGCCGCCCGGTGGCCGCGACCACTTGATTGAAGCTGGCATGCACGCGCCCCGTGCGGGGGTTTTGCATGGCCGGCAAGGCATCGACATACGTGCCTTTCAGTTTCGCGAATTGCCGATACTCGACGATCTTCGCGGGTAGCGGATGTTGCGGCGCGAGTGTTTCGAGCACGTCGGCGTCGGTGCTGGGGCCGGTCTTGGTCTTCTTGACGACCGGCAAGCGCAGTTCCGTGAACAACACCTGCTGAAGCTGCTTAGGCGACGCAATATTGAATTCGTGCCCGGCCAGGCCGTAGATCTCCACCTCCAATTGCCGCATGCGCTGGCCATATTGCTCGCTGAGCGTGTGCAATCGGGCAGGATCGATGCGAATCCCGTTCGACTCCAGTTCGACCAGGATATCGATCAGCGGCAACTCCAGATCGCGAAACAACGGCTCCAGCCCAAGCTCGGCCAGTCGCGGCGCAAGTAGCGGCCGCAAGCGCCAGGCAACGTCGGCGTCTTCGGCGGCGTAGGGCGCAACAAGCGCCACACTCACCTCGTCCATGCGCTTCTGATTCTTGCCGGCGCCAATCAGTTCGGAGATCTTGATGGTCTCGTGATCGAGATAGCGCTTGGCCAGCTCATCGAGGTTGTGGTTGCGCTCGCCGGCGTCGAGCAGGTAGCTGGCGACCATGGTGTCGAACTCGACCCCTGCCACGCGGATGCCGTGGCCGCGGAGCACAATCATGTCGTACTTCAAGTTCTGGCCGACTTTGGCGACCGCCGGATCCTCCAGCACCGGTCGCAGCGCGGCGAGTGTCGTTTGCAGATCGAGTCGCGCTTCGCCCTCAGGCGCCCGCACCGGCAAGTACCAGGCGACGCCGGCTTGCCAGCAGAACGACAGCCCAACGAGCTCCGCCCGCGTGGGACCGATGTCGGTGGTTTCGGTATCGAGCGAGATGGCGCTCTGCGCGCGCAGTTCTGCCAAAAAGCTTTGAAATTTTTCCGGTGTGTCGACCGTGCGATAATCGGCCTGCCAGGGCTCTGCGATCGGTTTGGGCGCCGCGGCGCGCGCCTTGTCGGCAAAGGAGTGAAATCCCAACTCGCTGAATATCGGCAGCAAACGGCCGACATCCAGCCGGGACGTATCCGCGGCGCGCCAATCAATTTGCACCGGCACGTCGGTCGCTAGTCGCACTAGTTCGCGGCTGAGCAGCGCCTGTTGCCGGCCGGCGATCAGGTTTTGGCGCCGCTTTTCGCCGGTTACCTGGTCGGCGTTTTCGAGCACTGCGTCGAGAGTGTCGAATTGATTAAGCAGATCGCGCGCCGCCTTGGGGCCAATCAGCGGAATGCCGGGCACATTGTCGATCGAATCCCCCACCATGGCCTGATAGTCGACCACCTGATCGGGGCGAATACCCCAGTCGGCGGCTAGCGCGGCCGCGTCGTAAAAGGCGTTCTTGCGCACCAGATACACCTGCGTTCGGTCGGTAATCAACTGGCGAGAGTCCTTGTCGTTGGTGACCAGCACACAGCGGCCACCAAGCTTTTCGGTCTGACTTGCGACCGTCGCCAGCACGTCGTCCGCCTCGTACGATTCGAGTTCGACGATCAGCACGCCCAAGGTTTCCAGCACGCGCCGGATCAGCGGTATTTGTGGGCGCAAGTCGGCGGGCATTTCGCTGCGCTGAATCTTGTAGTCGCTGAACAGCGTGTGCCGAAAGGTGGGGCCGCTCAGGTCGAAGGCGCAGATCAAATAGTCCGGCTTCTTTTGCTCCAGCAAAAACAAGACATCGCGCGTAAAGCCGTATACCGCGTTCACTGGCTGCCCTTGCGGGCTGGTCATGTCGGGAATGGCATGAAATACCTGAAAGATGAGCGCATGCGCGTCGATGACCCATATCGATCGATCGACCAATGACAAAGGGCCAGCCGTGGAATCCAGCAACTTCGCGGCTTCCATCGATGTGTGCTCGGCGGCGGCGACGTGCCCGTTCTCTGGCGGCGCGCTGGCAGTCGATGCCCGCGTATCGCTTGCGGCAAGGGCAGGGGGTTCGACGTCCATGCCGGGCAACTGAATTTGGCGATTCCGTTTGGCCATAAGGCGAAAATAGTCCGTGAAAAGAGCAACCAATTGCGCACGTCGCGCGCGGCGCTTCATCGTAGGGGGACCGGTGCGCGCCAGCAACCGCCGCGGTTCGTGGCTGAATAGGCTGAATAAAGCGCCTGCGATTCTTCGCAATGCCTGCACGCACGACAAGCGTTTGCGAATCTGTTACGGTACGCCTACGACGTAATCAATACGAGGTGTGCCATGCAGCGATTGGTTTTGGCGGCGGTTCTGTTGTGCTGTGGAATCGGTTCTCTTCTAGCGGAAGAAGCCGCCGGCGATCGCGATTTGACCGTGATGACTTTCAATTTGCGGTACGCCAGCAATCGGCCGCCTAACGCCTGGCCCGCGCGCCGGCCGGTCATGCGAGCCTTGATCGAACAGGAAAAGCCGGACGTAATTGGAACTCAGGAGGGGGTATACGCGCAGATCAACGATCTGGCCGAGGATTTGTCCGAATACGCCTGGATTGGGACCGGGCGCGACGGCGGTAGTCGCGGCGAGTTCATGGCGGTGTTCTATCGTCGCGACCGGCTGACGCCGCTCGAATACGATCATTTCTGGTTGTCCGAAACGCCGCAGGTCATTGGGTCCACCACGTGGGGCAACACTAATCGCAGGATGGTGACGTGGGTCAAATTTCGAGATCAGCTTGCGCGGCGTGATTTCTATTTTTGGAACACCCACTTCGACCACGAGGTGCAGGCCGCGCGCGAGAAAAGCGCCGCGCTGGTGATGGAGCAAGTTGAAAAGTTGGGCCGGCGCTTGCCGGTCGTTTTGGTGGGAGACTTCAACGCGGCGGCCGGCAAGAACCCCGCATATGACACGTTGGTCGGCGAGGAGAAATTTTCCGACACTTGGCTGACCGCGCGCGAGCACGGCGCGGAGATTGGCACTTTTCACAATTATCGCGGCGCGAAGCCCGGAGCTCGGATCGACTGGATATTGACGCGCGGCGACGTGCAGTGTGAGTCGACGCGCGTGATTGATTTTGCGCAGGATGGCCAATACCCCAGCGATCATTTTCCGGTTGTGGCGCGATTGCGGT
This window harbors:
- the ribH gene encoding 6,7-dimethyl-8-ribityllumazine synthase, whose product is MARVFEGRLVPPQGRVAIVVARYNDSITGRLLDGALSKLTEHGVADDQIDVAWTPGAFEIPLAAERLAASGRYLAIICLGAVIRGETTHDQHINRAASLAIEEIGRHWGLPVLFGVLTCDNLEQAIHRAGGNVGNKGAECAEAALRMADLLSQLP
- the rho gene encoding transcription termination factor Rho, producing the protein MHIAELQRMSMSQLIDEARQENLTDYMGIKKQDLIFKILKERVKLNGLMYGEGTLEVLPDGFGFLRSPDYHYLSCPDDIYVSPSQIRRFGLRTGATVSGTIRPPKENERYFALLRVEAINYQDPNELSTRVFFDDLTPIHPDKRIVLEATPEEVNMRVVDLISPIGFGQRGLIVSPPRAGKTILLQKMAKAVLHNFPEVYVIMLLIDERPEEVTDMERQVKGPNCEVISSTFDEPSARHIQVAEMVIEKAKRMVEYGHDVVIFLDSITRLARAWNSECPNSGKILSGGVDANALQRPKRFFGAARRVEEGGSLTIIATALIETGSKMDEVIFEEFKGTGNMEVMLDRRLVDKRIWPAIDINRSGTRREEMIMDPEEHRRVCLLRRVLNDMNSPEAMELLVTRLQKTKTNAEFLMSMKS
- the coaE gene encoding dephospho-CoA kinase (Dephospho-CoA kinase (CoaE) performs the final step in coenzyme A biosynthesis.) — encoded protein: MTSDTTPIADGSRRFLVIGLLGGVASGKSFVAEEFRRLGAVVLDADRAGHDVLRLPEVMQSVRQHFGDQVFDSNGQVDRRALGRLVFGDDAQASSNLRRLEEITHPPIGERLAAQVQAAAAGGAAAVILDAPVMLKAGWDRLCDKIVYIEAADEVRLERARARGWSDQEFRRREAAQESLDSKRSRSDAIIDNSRSADSTRVQVERLWQSLFP
- the polA gene encoding DNA polymerase I, yielding MEAAKLLDSTAGPLSLVDRSIWVIDAHALIFQVFHAIPDMTSPQGQPVNAVYGFTRDVLFLLEQKKPDYLICAFDLSGPTFRHTLFSDYKIQRSEMPADLRPQIPLIRRVLETLGVLIVELESYEADDVLATVASQTEKLGGRCVLVTNDKDSRQLITDRTQVYLVRKNAFYDAAALAADWGIRPDQVVDYQAMVGDSIDNVPGIPLIGPKAARDLLNQFDTLDAVLENADQVTGEKRRQNLIAGRQQALLSRELVRLATDVPVQIDWRAADTSRLDVGRLLPIFSELGFHSFADKARAAAPKPIAEPWQADYRTVDTPEKFQSFLAELRAQSAISLDTETTDIGPTRAELVGLSFCWQAGVAWYLPVRAPEGEARLDLQTTLAALRPVLEDPAVAKVGQNLKYDMIVLRGHGIRVAGVEFDTMVASYLLDAGERNHNLDELAKRYLDHETIKISELIGAGKNQKRMDEVSVALVAPYAAEDADVAWRLRPLLAPRLAELGLEPLFRDLELPLIDILVELESNGIRIDPARLHTLSEQYGQRMRQLEVEIYGLAGHEFNIASPKQLQQVLFTELRLPVVKKTKTGPSTDADVLETLAPQHPLPAKIVEYRQFAKLKGTYVDALPAMQNPRTGRVHASFNQVVAATGRLSSSDPNLQNIPIRHETGREIRSAFLPGQDGWRLLAADYSQIELRVLAHFSQDAALCEAFANDQDIHTLVASQVQGVPLDEVTREMRYSAKAVNFGVIYGQSAFGLAKQLAIEPEQAAEFIDAYFKRYPGVDRFMSEVLAECHARSYVTTMLGRRRAIQGVRSSVGRQLNMAERTAVNTVIQGSAADLIKLAMIAVQKRLMREGLAARMLLQIHDELVFEAPADEVATLAALVAEEMSGVSPLSVPLKVDVKSGATWADVEPWQA
- a CDS encoding endonuclease/exonuclease/phosphatase family protein, whose product is MQRLVLAAVLLCCGIGSLLAEEAAGDRDLTVMTFNLRYASNRPPNAWPARRPVMRALIEQEKPDVIGTQEGVYAQINDLAEDLSEYAWIGTGRDGGSRGEFMAVFYRRDRLTPLEYDHFWLSETPQVIGSTTWGNTNRRMVTWVKFRDQLARRDFYFWNTHFDHEVQAAREKSAALVMEQVEKLGRRLPVVLVGDFNAAAGKNPAYDTLVGEEKFSDTWLTAREHGAEIGTFHNYRGAKPGARIDWILTRGDVQCESTRVIDFAQDGQYPSDHFPVVARLRFGE